AGATTACAAATCAAACGAAAAAACATTTCAATTGATAACTCAAGTAGCCGGAAGAGCCGGAAGAGCAGAATATGATGGAGATGTAATAATCCAAACATATAAGCCTGATAATTTTGCCATTACAACAGCAGCACTTCATGATTACAAGATGTTCTATGAAAAGGAGATCAAGCTAAGAAAATCATTTAATTATCCTCCTTTTTTCAGAATATTAAACATCAATATTTCTAGTAGAAACAGAAATGTTGCTATGAAAAAAATCAATGAGGTATCGAATTACGTTGCTGCTTTGATTAGAAAATACAAATTATCTACAACATTGATAAATGGTCCTCATCCTTCTCCAATAGAGAGAATTAATAATATGTACAGGTTTGATTTGTACTACAAATTTCCAAATGGAGAAGATAAAATAATAGAAATAATTAAAAAAGTTTTGATAAATAATGAATACAATATTAACTTGGAGGGAATAACACTCAAAATAACGTTAGATCCTCAAAGTTATTTTTAGGAGATAATATGGCATTAAGACAAATAAGATTAGAAAATGATCCAATCTTGAGAAAAAAATCAAGAGAGGTTAAAAAAATAGATGATAGAATCAAACAAATCGTAGATGATATGTTTGAAACAATGTATGAAAATAAAGGAATAGGATTGGCTTGTGTACAAGTTGGAATGCTAAAGAGAATAGTAGTAATCGACATGCAAGATGAAGATGGTAAAATGGTTCTAATAAATCCTAAGATTGTAGAAAGATCAGATGAAAAACAAATTAATGTTGAAGGTTGTCTTTCAGTTCCTGGTAAAAATGGATATGTTGAAAGACCTAAGACTGTTACTGTAGAATACACTGATTTAGATGGAAATATTCAAAGAAAAACGGCCACTGATTACAAAGCACATTGTTTTTGTCATGAATTAGACCATCTGGATGGAGTATTATACACTGATAAAGTTTTGAATCTTTCTGATGAAGAAGTTGAGAGATTAAATAATGAAAAATAAAATTGTATTTGCGGGATCTCCAGATTTTGCAGTTGAGAGTTTGCAAAGATTATATGACAACCCAAATAACGAAATTCAATTAGTAATATCACAACAAGATAAAAAACGAAATAGAAATAAGTTTTCACCTACGGCTGTAAAGAAAAAAGCTATGGAATTGGGAATTGACGTTATTACTCCACAGAATATAAACGACGATGAAGTGTTTGATTTATTAGATAACCTTAATCCTGATTTTATTGTGGTTGTAGCTTATGGTCAATTAATCAAAAAAAGAATTTTGGATAGATTTAAAAATAAGATTTTAAATGTTCACGCATCAATTTTACCAAAATACAGAGGAGCTTCTCCGATAAATTATTCGCTACTAAATGGCGATAAAGAATCTGGTGTAAGTATTATGTTAGTTGAACAAGGGCTTGACACTGGTGATGTTTTAGCTATAGATAAAATTGAGCTTGACAAAGACATTATGCTTGAAGAATTACATGATAAATTAATGATAATGGGTGCTGATTTAATAGATAAAGTTATCAATGATTATCAAAAATATTTCGATTCAAGAGAAAAACAAAATGAAAATCAAGCATCTACAGTAGGCAAAATTCAAAAATCTATGGGTGAAATTAATTTTAATGAAAAAGCAGATGTAATTTACAATAAATTTAGAGGATTGACTCCTTGGCCAGGTTTGTTTTTTAAATTAAACGATAAAATTGTAAAAGTTCACAATATCAACATAATAGAACAATATAATGATAATAAGAATGGGGAAGTTGTAAAAGTAGACAAGAATGGAATTAAGATTGCTTGTGAAGATGGATTTATAATTATTACAAGATTACAACTTCCAAATAAAAAACCTCTTAACGTTAGCGAATATTTGAATGGAAATTCATTTGAAGAGGGAATAATTTTGTAGGAGGAATCATTGTTTAATTTTTATTATGATAGGACTATGCTACTTTTAATTCCGGCTTTGATATTGGCGTTTTACTCACAAATCAAAGTCACTCATACTTTTGATAAGTATAAGAAAATTACTAATTCAAAAGGATTGACTGGAAAAGAAATGGCAAGAGTTTTACTTGATTACGAAGGTTTGTCTGATATAGAAATAGTAAATGTTCAAGGAAGCTTGACTGATTATTATGATTCATCAAAAAAAGTATTGGCTTTATCAGATGCAGTATATAATAGTCAGTCGATTTCGGCGGTTTCTGTAGCAAGTCACGAAGTAGGTCATGCGATTCAAGATAAGGAAGATTATGGCTTCTTGAGATTTAGAGAATCTTTATTTCCTGTTGTGAATTTCGCATCGAAATCAGTGTGGATTTTAATTTTACTTGGATTTATGTTTAGTATGAGACCATTAGTAGAATTTGGCATTATTTTGTTCTCAGCGACTGTTTTATTTCAACTAGTTACATTGCCAGTTGAGTTTGATGCTAGTAGCAGAGCGATAAGAGCTTTATCAAATGGACTATTAGCTGATGATGAAATAGAACCTGCAAAACAAGTTTTAAAAGCAGCTGCATTAACTTATATTGCAAGTGCTTTGGTTTCACTGTTACAATTGGTAAGATTAATACTGATATCAAGAGATAGAGATTAAAAATTAATGTAGATTGAACCTAAGGATAATCCTTTTAGGTTCAATTTTTTTATTTTTGCTGTTTTAGTGTAAAATATATTATGTAATTAAAATAATTAAAAGAAATGAGAGATTATGAATATTAGAAACGAAATAATTAATATTACCAATTCAATTAATAATAAATCGGGATACTCTTCTGAATTATTAAAGACTTATGATTATGGTGATTTGGACAAGAGAGATATCGCGTACATTAAAAGGTGTGTATTTACAGAAATTGAAAATAGATTTTTTATAGATTATGTAATATCTAAGTGTAGCGATTTGGAATTAAATAAGCTTGATAAAATTGTTCTGGAAATCTTACGAATGGCAACTACAGAAATACTATTTATGAAAACGGCTGATTATGCCGTAGTAGACGAAGCAGTAGAATTGGCTAACAACTTAACACATTATAAAGATTATGTTAATGCTGTTCTAAGGGAGGTTTGCAGGATTAATTTGGATGAGGAAGATTTAGGAGATGAAATTAAATTCTCCATAAACAAAGAATTACTTAAGATGTTGAACAAATCTTATTCTAAAAAAACTGTAAAAAAACTTCTCAAATCTTTCTTTTACAAATCTGATTTTGTAATTAAACAAAATAAATTGAAGGAAAATAATTTAAAAACAAATTTAGAAAATCAAGGATTCGTATTAGAAGAGCATCCTTTTTTAAAAGATAGTTTTATCGTAAGAAATCCTGAATCGATAATAGATACGAACGAATTTAAAGAAGGTAAATTTATTATCCAAGATGGTTCTTGTAGTTTGTGCGCAGAGGTTTTAGAGCCAATGGAGAACTCCGTAGTTCTTGATATTTGTGCAGCTCCTGGGTCAAAATCATGCAACATTCAAGAATTAACAAATAATCAATCGATTATTTACTGTAATGATATTAATAATAATAAAATAGATAGAATAAAAGAGAATGTGTATAAATGTGGAGTTGAAAATGTGCAATATTTGAACTTTGATGCAAATATTTTACAAGAAGGTTTGATAAATAAATTTGATAGAATTCTTGTGGATGCACCTTGTTCTGCAACTGGAGTTATCAATAAAAATCCAGAGATAAAGTTGTTCAGGACGAAAAAAGATGTAGAAAACTTGGTTGAAACTCAAAGAAGAATTCTTGAAAATTGTGAAAAATATCTTAAAAAAGGTGGTGTCTTAGTCTATTCTACATGCTCTCTTTTAAAAGAAGAGAACGAAGAAAATGTAGATTATATTGAAGACAAATTAAATTTAAAAAGAGAAGATATTGATTTTTATGGAGATAAAAATGAATTTATAAAACTTATGCCATTCCAAAAAGGAACTCAGGGATTTTTCATTTCAAAGTTTGTAAAAGACTAATAGATTACAAAACTTGAGATTTTTGATATAATTTAGATTGGTGAATAATATGCAAAATAAAATTGTCTTGGAAAATATGACTGTCGATGAGCTGAAAGAATTTTTTGTGAATAACGGAGAAAAATCTTTCAGAGCGTTACAATATTTTCAAGCTATTCATAAAAATAGAATATTCGATCCTGAAATGATGACTAATTTTTCTAATGATTTAAGAAAAAAATTAGACAACTACAATGACATAAAAAATTGTTCTATTATCAAAAGGATTGATTCAAAATTAGACAACACGAAAAAGTATTTGATAGAGTTAAGTGACGGTAATATCGTAGAGACGGTGTTTATGGAATATAAAACTCACACTTCAATATGCTTATCAACACAAATTGGTTGTAAAATGGGATGTAAATTTTGTGCATCGACAAAGAAAAGTTTCGTAAGGAATTTACAACCTTATGAAATGTGTGCTCAGATATATTTGGTAGAAAATGATTTGGGGATACGAATTAATAATATGGTATTAATGGGGATAGGTGAACCATTAGATAATTATGATAATGTTGTAAGATTTATTGATCTGATTTCGAATAAAGAAGGACAAGATATGTCTATTCGAAATATAACATTGTCTACATGTGGATTAGTCGATAAAATAATTAAACTTGCAGATGAAGATATAGGTATAAACATAACTATTTCACTCCATAATCCATTTGATAATGAGAGAAACCAACTAATGCCTATTGGAAACAAATACTCAATTGAAGAAATTCTAGATGCTTGTGACTATTATTTTGATAAAACAAAAAGGCGAATTGGATTTGAATATACTGTAATTGGAAATGTAAATGATTCAAAAAAATACATGGACAAGCTAGTCGGTTTATTAAAAAATAGAAACTGTCTTTTGAACTTGATAACATTAAATCCTATCGAAGAATTTAATCAAAAATCTCCGGATAGAAACAAGATGATGGAGTTTATGAATTACATGAATAAAAACAATGTTAATACAACAATAAGAAGAAAACAAGGCATTGATATTGATGGAGCCTGTGGACAATTAAGAATTAACAATATGACTAAAAGAGGTGTGAAATGAAATATGCTTCAAACACAGACATTGGATTGGTAAGAAAGCTTAATGAAGATTATCATATGAATTATATTACAGATGATTTTAGCTTGCTTGTTGTGTGCGATGGAATGGGTGGACATAAAGCTGGTGAAGTTGCAAGTAAAAAAGCTGTCGAAACAGTTATAAACTACGTAAAAGAAAAAGAAAATGAAAAAGATTACGAAAGCACATTGCGTAAAGCTATAATTTTAGCAAATGAGGAAGTTTACAAAGACAGTGAAAATAATACTGAACATCGAAATATGGGCACAACGATAGTTGCTTGTTTAGTTCATGATGATAATGCTATTGTTGCAAATGTTGGCGATAGCAGATTGTACTTATACAGGGATGAAGAATTAAAGCAAATAACTGTAGACCATTCTCTTGTGAATGATTTATTATCATCTGGAACTATTACTGAAGAAGAAGCTGTTGATTTTGCACAAAAAAATGTTATTACAAGATCTTTAGGAATTCAAGATACTGTAGATGTAGATATTTTTAACGTTGAGCTTGTTAAGGGTGATTTGATATTAATGTGTACAGATGGTTTGACTTCACAATTAGAAAATGAAGATATAGTTGATATTATTAAAGAAGAATCAGATTTGGATAAAATAGCTCAAAATTTGATTGATGAAGCAAATGATATCGAAGGTATTGATAATATAACTATTACGCTTTATTTATATGAAGGGGAAAATTATGATAGGTAAAGTTTTAGGCGATAGATACGAGATAATAGAAGAAGTCGGCGTTGGCGGGATGGCCAAAGTGTACAAAGCTTTGGACACTGTTTTAAACCGATATGTCGCTGTAAAAGTATTAAAAAATGAATACATGGAAGACCAAGATTTTCTGAGAAAATTCGCTATGGAAGCACAATCTGCTGCATCATTGACTCATGCAAATATAGTAAGTGTGTTTGATGTTGGAAGTTCTTATGTAGATGGTCGCAAATATAATTACATCGTAATGGAATATGTTGATGGTAAGACATTAAAAGATATAATCGATGAAAAACAAATTTTGCCGATTGAAGATATCGTAAATTATGGAGTTCAAATAGCAAGTGCATTAGAATGTGCTCATAAGAATGGAATAATTCACAGAGACATTAAGCCACATAATATGTTAATTGATAAATCTAACAATTTAAAAGCTACAGATTTTGGTATTGCAAGAATTTCTTCGTCTGCAACATTGACATATACTTCAACTGTTTTGGGAACTGTTCATTATATTTCACCAGAACAAGCAAAGGGTAAATTTATTGATGAGAAAAGTGATATATATTCATTAGGTGTTGTATTGTACCAAATGGCTACAGGTGAAGTACCATTTGACGCACCAAATGCAGTTGGAATTGCATTGAAACACATTCAAGATCCATTGGTACCACCTATTAATCTTAGACACGATTTGCCACAAGGACTTAATGACATAATAGTTAAAGCGATGGCA
This Finegoldia magna ATCC 53516 DNA region includes the following protein-coding sequences:
- the fmt gene encoding methionyl-tRNA formyltransferase, translated to MKNKIVFAGSPDFAVESLQRLYDNPNNEIQLVISQQDKKRNRNKFSPTAVKKKAMELGIDVITPQNINDDEVFDLLDNLNPDFIVVVAYGQLIKKRILDRFKNKILNVHASILPKYRGASPINYSLLNGDKESGVSIMLVEQGLDTGDVLAIDKIELDKDIMLEELHDKLMIMGADLIDKVINDYQKYFDSREKQNENQASTVGKIQKSMGEINFNEKADVIYNKFRGLTPWPGLFFKLNDKIVKVHNINIIEQYNDNKNGEVVKVDKNGIKIACEDGFIIITRLQLPNKKPLNVSEYLNGNSFEEGIIL
- the rsmB gene encoding 16S rRNA (cytosine(967)-C(5))-methyltransferase RsmB produces the protein MNIRNEIINITNSINNKSGYSSELLKTYDYGDLDKRDIAYIKRCVFTEIENRFFIDYVISKCSDLELNKLDKIVLEILRMATTEILFMKTADYAVVDEAVELANNLTHYKDYVNAVLREVCRINLDEEDLGDEIKFSINKELLKMLNKSYSKKTVKKLLKSFFYKSDFVIKQNKLKENNLKTNLENQGFVLEEHPFLKDSFIVRNPESIIDTNEFKEGKFIIQDGSCSLCAEVLEPMENSVVLDICAAPGSKSCNIQELTNNQSIIYCNDINNNKIDRIKENVYKCGVENVQYLNFDANILQEGLINKFDRILVDAPCSATGVINKNPEIKLFRTKKDVENLVETQRRILENCEKYLKKGGVLVYSTCSLLKEENEENVDYIEDKLNLKREDIDFYGDKNEFIKLMPFQKGTQGFFISKFVKD
- a CDS encoding zinc metallopeptidase, with translation MFNFYYDRTMLLLIPALILAFYSQIKVTHTFDKYKKITNSKGLTGKEMARVLLDYEGLSDIEIVNVQGSLTDYYDSSKKVLALSDAVYNSQSISAVSVASHEVGHAIQDKEDYGFLRFRESLFPVVNFASKSVWILILLGFMFSMRPLVEFGIILFSATVLFQLVTLPVEFDASSRAIRALSNGLLADDEIEPAKQVLKAAALTYIASALVSLLQLVRLILISRDRD
- a CDS encoding Stp1/IreP family PP2C-type Ser/Thr phosphatase is translated as MKYASNTDIGLVRKLNEDYHMNYITDDFSLLVVCDGMGGHKAGEVASKKAVETVINYVKEKENEKDYESTLRKAIILANEEVYKDSENNTEHRNMGTTIVACLVHDDNAIVANVGDSRLYLYRDEELKQITVDHSLVNDLLSSGTITEEEAVDFAQKNVITRSLGIQDTVDVDIFNVELVKGDLILMCTDGLTSQLENEDIVDIIKEESDLDKIAQNLIDEANDIEGIDNITITLYLYEGENYDR
- the rlmN gene encoding 23S rRNA (adenine(2503)-C(2))-methyltransferase RlmN, coding for MQNKIVLENMTVDELKEFFVNNGEKSFRALQYFQAIHKNRIFDPEMMTNFSNDLRKKLDNYNDIKNCSIIKRIDSKLDNTKKYLIELSDGNIVETVFMEYKTHTSICLSTQIGCKMGCKFCASTKKSFVRNLQPYEMCAQIYLVENDLGIRINNMVLMGIGEPLDNYDNVVRFIDLISNKEGQDMSIRNITLSTCGLVDKIIKLADEDIGINITISLHNPFDNERNQLMPIGNKYSIEEILDACDYYFDKTKRRIGFEYTVIGNVNDSKKYMDKLVGLLKNRNCLLNLITLNPIEEFNQKSPDRNKMMEFMNYMNKNNVNTTIRRKQGIDIDGACGQLRINNMTKRGVK
- the def gene encoding peptide deformylase; the protein is MALRQIRLENDPILRKKSREVKKIDDRIKQIVDDMFETMYENKGIGLACVQVGMLKRIVVIDMQDEDGKMVLINPKIVERSDEKQINVEGCLSVPGKNGYVERPKTVTVEYTDLDGNIQRKTATDYKAHCFCHELDHLDGVLYTDKVLNLSDEEVERLNNEK